In one Desulfoferula mesophila genomic region, the following are encoded:
- a CDS encoding DUF192 domain-containing protein encodes MTIARLTRKIVLVVLGLVLLTLAVAWDSPPAGGMPMVRVSFGQHQVLAEAPVSPAQRLKGLGGRQNLAPGQGMLFIFAGRALGMCMRDMKFPLDFVWLDQGKVCQIDPNVPAGGERVTVRAKVPAQMVLEVPSGWAQEHGVYVGQEVRVDLVSGQLPESLAKVIGNNRT; translated from the coding sequence TTGACCATCGCGAGACTAACGCGCAAGATCGTCCTGGTCGTTTTGGGGCTGGTCCTGCTCACCCTAGCCGTGGCCTGGGATTCGCCGCCCGCGGGGGGCATGCCTATGGTCAGGGTCTCCTTCGGCCAACACCAGGTGTTGGCCGAAGCGCCGGTGAGCCCGGCCCAGCGTCTCAAGGGATTGGGCGGCCGCCAGAACCTGGCGCCGGGCCAGGGCATGCTGTTCATCTTTGCCGGCCGGGCCCTGGGCATGTGCATGCGCGACATGAAATTCCCCCTGGATTTCGTCTGGCTGGACCAAGGCAAAGTGTGCCAGATCGACCCCAACGTGCCCGCCGGGGGCGAACGGGTCACGGTGCGAGCCAAGGTTCCGGCCCAGATGGTGTTGGAGGTGCCCTCCGGCTGGGCCCAGGAGCATGGGGTGTACGTGGGCCAGGAGGTGAGGGTCGACCTCGTAAGCGGGCAGTTGCCCGAATCCCTGGCCAAAGTCATAGGAAACAACCGGACATGA
- a CDS encoding FecCD family ABC transporter permease, which translates to MRATPSRLLAVCLGLGLLLVLSLLVGLWLGTVSIGPRQFWQWLSGELQGPSAIILGQLRLPRLLLAALVGACLGLCGAVFQAILRNPLAEPFILGVSGGAACGAVASVLVGLTGLWGQSALAFGGALGTVGLVLAIARRRGSMETSTLILTGVMINAFFTALIMFVISTTTDQKLHAILFWLYGDLAAANLTKVGLLLPVTLVGAGVIFAYARHLNLLTAGSIAAASMGVAVERVKMIMFLVVSLLVGVTVSLSGLIGFVGLMVPHLVRMTLGHDHRLLLPASALFGACFLMLADTVARIIISPSALPVGVVTAFLGAPFFVLLMAKRGSRWW; encoded by the coding sequence ATGAGGGCCACGCCCAGCCGGCTTTTGGCGGTTTGCCTGGGCCTGGGGCTCCTGCTGGTGCTGTCTTTGCTGGTCGGTCTGTGGCTGGGCACGGTGAGCATCGGCCCGCGGCAGTTCTGGCAATGGCTGAGCGGCGAACTGCAAGGCCCCTCGGCGATAATCCTGGGGCAGCTGCGCCTGCCCCGTCTGCTGCTGGCCGCCCTGGTGGGGGCCTGCCTGGGTCTGTGCGGGGCGGTGTTCCAGGCCATTTTGCGCAATCCCCTGGCCGAGCCCTTCATCCTGGGGGTTTCCGGCGGGGCGGCCTGCGGAGCGGTGGCTTCGGTGCTGGTGGGGCTCACCGGCCTGTGGGGGCAGTCCGCCCTGGCCTTTGGCGGAGCCCTGGGCACCGTGGGCCTGGTCCTGGCCATCGCACGCCGCCGGGGCTCCATGGAGACCAGCACCCTGATCCTCACCGGGGTGATGATCAACGCCTTTTTCACCGCCCTGATCATGTTCGTGATCTCCACCACCACCGACCAGAAGCTGCACGCCATTCTGTTTTGGCTCTACGGCGATCTGGCCGCGGCCAACCTGACCAAGGTGGGCCTGTTGTTGCCGGTGACCCTGGTGGGCGCCGGGGTGATTTTCGCCTACGCCCGCCACCTCAACCTGCTCACCGCCGGATCGATAGCCGCCGCTTCCATGGGGGTGGCCGTGGAGCGGGTGAAGATGATCATGTTCCTGGTGGTGAGCCTGCTGGTGGGGGTCACGGTCAGCCTGTCCGGGCTCATCGGCTTCGTGGGGCTCATGGTGCCCCACCTGGTGCGCATGACCCTGGGCCACGATCACCGTCTGCTGTTGCCCGCCTCGGCCCTGTTCGGAGCCTGCTTCCTCATGCTGGCCGACACCGTGGCCCGCATCATCATCAGCCCCTCGGCCCTGCCGGTGGGGGTGGTCACCGCCTTTTTGGGCGCGCCGTTTTTCGTGTTGCTCATGGCCAAACGAGGGAGCCGCTGGTGGTAG
- a CDS encoding ABC transporter substrate-binding protein gives MNYARPIGLLLVLVLTLAASSAWARLVTDEMGRQVKVPAQPQRIIGLTPSLTEVVFALGLGERAVGATTWADYPPAARKLTRVGPYVSPNLERILALKPDLVLINKDGNPPWLVDRLGELGVPVYVTVPTVPQDLPAGLERLGDLLGAPQAGRRLADKLRREMEQVAARLRGVKPRPTLMVIGSHPLVSVGPETMNGHLLTMAGAKNIAAGINQRWPRLNLEYITEAKPQVIILSTMERGQNLERDLTYWRTLPGVGDRPGVRVEWISSDLIDRPGPRMGQGLEELARLVHPERFTPEAKP, from the coding sequence GGGCCCGCCTGGTCACCGACGAGATGGGCCGCCAGGTTAAGGTGCCAGCGCAGCCCCAGCGGATCATCGGCCTGACCCCTTCGCTCACCGAGGTGGTCTTCGCCCTGGGCCTGGGCGAGAGGGCGGTGGGGGCCACCACCTGGGCCGACTATCCCCCGGCGGCGCGCAAGCTGACCAGGGTGGGGCCCTACGTGTCGCCCAACCTGGAGCGCATCTTGGCCCTGAAGCCAGACCTGGTGCTGATCAACAAGGACGGCAACCCGCCCTGGCTGGTGGATCGCCTGGGCGAGCTGGGGGTGCCGGTGTACGTCACGGTGCCCACGGTCCCCCAAGACCTGCCCGCCGGCCTGGAGCGCCTGGGCGACCTGTTGGGCGCGCCCCAGGCGGGTCGGCGCCTGGCCGACAAGCTGCGCCGGGAAATGGAACAGGTTGCCGCGAGGCTGCGCGGGGTCAAGCCCCGTCCCACCCTGATGGTCATAGGCAGCCACCCCCTGGTATCGGTGGGGCCGGAGACCATGAACGGCCACTTGCTGACCATGGCCGGGGCCAAGAACATCGCCGCCGGGATCAACCAGCGCTGGCCGCGCCTGAACCTGGAGTACATCACTGAGGCCAAGCCCCAGGTGATCATCCTCTCCACCATGGAGCGGGGCCAGAACCTGGAGCGCGACCTGACCTATTGGCGCACCCTGCCCGGCGTGGGCGACCGTCCCGGGGTGCGGGTGGAATGGATATCCTCGGACCTCATCGACCGGCCCGGACCCAGGATGGGCCAGGGGCTGGAGGAACTGGCCCGGCTGGTGCATCCCGAACGCTTCACCCCGGAGGCCAAGCCATGA
- a CDS encoding ABC transporter ATP-binding protein produces MVEHGQIALRGQGLSFGYGNAQVIREVDLSLKRGELLGIIGPNGSGKSTLLGLLCGLLPPSSGGVELLGRKIGSYTRVEVARLLGLVPQDAELAPGFTVRQTVLTGRFALQGGRMFENHEDLAAAQKALDDTGMSGLAQRQTGELSGGERQRLALARALVAEPRVLLLDEPTSALDLKHQLGMMSLLELACARDRLAVCLVSHDLNLAALFCHRLLLISQGQSLAWGPPQEVLTPDLLAQAYGVEVLVDREPSRGRPRVTLSAPRP; encoded by the coding sequence GTGGTAGAGCACGGTCAGATAGCCTTGCGCGGCCAGGGCCTGAGCTTCGGCTACGGCAACGCCCAGGTGATCCGCGAGGTGGACCTGAGCCTGAAGCGGGGCGAACTCCTGGGCATAATCGGGCCCAACGGCAGCGGCAAATCCACCCTGCTGGGCCTGCTCTGCGGCCTTTTGCCCCCCAGCTCGGGCGGGGTGGAGCTGTTGGGCCGCAAAATCGGCTCCTACACCAGGGTGGAGGTGGCCCGCCTTCTGGGCCTGGTGCCCCAAGACGCCGAACTGGCTCCGGGCTTCACCGTGCGCCAGACGGTGCTCACCGGCCGCTTCGCCCTGCAAGGGGGGCGGATGTTTGAGAACCACGAAGACCTGGCCGCCGCCCAAAAGGCCCTCGACGACACCGGCATGAGCGGTCTGGCCCAGCGCCAGACCGGTGAGCTGTCCGGCGGCGAGCGCCAGCGTCTGGCCCTGGCCAGGGCCCTGGTCGCCGAGCCCCGGGTGCTGCTTTTGGACGAACCCACCAGCGCCCTGGACCTCAAGCATCAGTTGGGCATGATGAGCCTCTTGGAACTCGCCTGCGCCCGCGACCGCCTGGCCGTGTGCCTGGTGAGCCACGATCTCAATCTGGCGGCCCTGTTTTGCCACCGCCTGCTTTTGATCAGCCAAGGGCAGTCCCTGGCCTGGGGCCCGCCCCAGGAGGTGCTCACCCCCGATCTGCTGGCCCAGGCCTATGGGGTGGAGGTGTTGGTGGACCGCGAACCCAGCCGGGGCAGGCCCCGAGTGACCCTCAGCGCACCCCGGCCTTGA
- a CDS encoding radical SAM/SPASM domain-containing protein, whose translation MSPPNPAHYLRLAPHVCLRQLEEPYLYDRRADELYELNQEGLEALQKCRGHLTMEQAGLEPEFAQVCLEEGLLELNPDPWPMPLALGPGPSPSLRYLELQVTWRCNLACAHCYLGAAQKVDLPVERVAAILREFEAMGGLRVMLSGGEPLMHPRWDEINALLAALPLRRVLLSNGLLLPQALEKLNCDEVQVSLDGLQAGHERLRGKGNFAQAVAAARAVRESGRDLSIATMVHAYNLEEMAGLEELVRELGAGEWGIDAPCLVGRLGEHPELAVTPAQAVEAMSRAYGGAFHGGGGGMACGLHLATVAADGKVAQCGFYLDQPLGRAEEGLWTCWARRRALAIKDLSGCRDCAVADDCGGGCRFRALDPRGPDLVMCAAYGMEPKEEA comes from the coding sequence GTGAGCCCCCCCAACCCGGCGCATTACCTGCGCCTGGCCCCCCACGTGTGCCTGCGCCAGTTGGAAGAGCCTTATCTCTACGATCGCCGGGCCGACGAACTCTACGAACTGAACCAGGAGGGCCTGGAGGCCTTGCAAAAATGCCGGGGCCACCTGACCATGGAGCAGGCGGGCCTGGAGCCCGAGTTCGCCCAGGTGTGCCTGGAGGAGGGGCTGCTGGAGCTTAATCCCGACCCCTGGCCCATGCCCCTGGCCCTGGGGCCCGGCCCCTCGCCTTCCCTGCGCTATCTGGAGCTGCAGGTTACCTGGCGCTGCAACCTGGCCTGCGCCCACTGCTATTTGGGCGCGGCCCAAAAGGTGGACCTGCCGGTGGAGCGGGTGGCCGCCATTTTGCGCGAGTTCGAGGCCATGGGCGGGCTCAGGGTGATGCTCTCGGGCGGCGAACCCCTGATGCACCCCCGGTGGGACGAGATCAACGCCCTGCTGGCCGCCCTGCCGCTGAGGCGGGTGCTCTTGTCCAACGGCCTGCTCCTGCCCCAGGCCCTGGAAAAGCTCAACTGCGACGAGGTGCAGGTCAGCCTGGACGGGTTGCAAGCGGGCCATGAGCGCCTACGGGGCAAAGGCAACTTTGCTCAGGCCGTGGCCGCGGCCCGGGCGGTGCGGGAGTCGGGGCGCGACTTGTCCATCGCCACCATGGTGCACGCCTACAACCTGGAGGAGATGGCCGGCCTGGAGGAGTTGGTGCGCGAGCTGGGGGCCGGCGAATGGGGCATCGACGCCCCCTGCCTCGTCGGACGCCTGGGGGAGCACCCCGAGCTGGCCGTTACCCCGGCCCAGGCGGTGGAGGCCATGTCCCGCGCCTATGGCGGGGCCTTTCACGGCGGAGGCGGCGGCATGGCCTGCGGCCTGCACCTGGCCACCGTGGCCGCCGACGGCAAGGTGGCCCAGTGCGGCTTCTACCTGGACCAGCCCCTGGGCAGGGCCGAGGAAGGGCTGTGGACCTGCTGGGCCCGGCGCCGGGCGCTGGCCATCAAGGATTTATCCGGCTGCCGGGACTGCGCGGTGGCCGACGACTGTGGCGGCGGCTGCCGCTTCCGGGCCCTGGACCCCCGAGGGCCGGACCTGGTGATGTGCGCCGCGTACGGCATGGAGCCAAAGGAGGAGGCATGA